GGCCCAACGGCGCCGGCAAGACCACGACGATCGAGATCCTCGAAGGCTTGAACGTCGCCGACGCCGGCTCGGTCGAGGTGCTGGGTCAATGCTGGGGCGCCGGGCACGACCGCGCGCTGCGCCAGCGGCTCGGCATTCAGCTC
Above is a window of Candidatus Sulfotelmatobacter sp. DNA encoding:
- a CDS encoding ATP-binding cassette domain-containing protein; its protein translation is MNLARANHSGNGLALACRGLVKRYSDVVAVNGLDLEIRAGECFGLLGPNGAGKTTTIEILEGLNVADAGSVEVLGQCWGAGHDRALRQRLGIQL